The Arachis ipaensis cultivar K30076 chromosome B07, Araip1.1, whole genome shotgun sequence genomic interval GCAGATGCCTCAGCAGGCACTGTATTCTCTACTAGAACTTTTCCTTCTAAAAGAAAGTCTTCAATAAGTCCAAGCAGCTCAAGAAAAGAACAAGTTTCTAAAAAGAGGATTCTTGTCTCAGCATCCAACATAGCTGCCCAAAAAGGAAAACATTTTAGTTTGATTCAATACTCAACAGCACAAAAGGAACATGAAACTCAAGTTTATAGAAAGTGCATATAACATGATATGAAAATATCTAAATAGAAACATTCAATTACATAAACAGAAATTGTATGAGAACAAATGAATATACCTGTGCGAATATGTTGGGCATAAGAATTCATGCAGCAAAATATATTGCCATCGCAAAGATTTCCAAATGTACTTGTAGAAGCCATGACAAAGTTGAACAGCATCAGCGTTAACAACACAGAAACCTTCTCCCTGAAAAAGATTAGAGGAAACAGAAGAAAATCAATACTATCAGTCCACCATCAATTGTCTTGAGCCCTATTGATTAATTTTGTCATGAATTGATTTGCTTGATAAATCAATAAATTTGAGTATCAAAACAGAAACTAAAAAAGGAGTGCATtgttcaaaatcatgagatacTTACTTCTTTGAGAGTGTGTCTTCCTTTTTAAGTGCAGTCAGAATGCTACCAACAGCCCAAACTGTTTGTGTATCCAAACTGCACCGAGCCATACAGGCTTTTATAGCAAAAAACATCCTAGATAAGACACTATGGTCCTCGATATTGGAAAAGACAGCACAAATTTTAGGAGGTTGTTTGTTTAAAGGTCCAATTTCATCCTCCGCCAGAAATGAGGCCCTGGAAATATCTGATGTGTGCATATGTGGCAATTTTACAACCTCGGCTTTACTTGCTTGTGTAGGCTTAATCCGTGAATCAGATGAACTATCTAAGTTTTCATTATTGGAACTGATTTCAAAATTAGTTCCATCAAGACCAGGTGAAGGAAACAGGTCTGCTTTTTGACTTGACATGCCTTCTTGGAGTGCTTCCTCTAGAAAGGGCTTCTTCAAACTATTATCCTCAAATGTTTTGTGAAATTCAATTTCTGGAAGTGATGGTGACAAGGGAGAATCCATTGCTCTTCTGTAACGTTGCTCATAAGAAGCATTATCTAGTTCTAAGAACTTCATATAAGTTTCATCAGTCATTTTATCCAAACTAATCAAAGAATCAAAGCTGTTTGCAGCACCACATGTCCTCACTTCATCAGGAGTGGTTTCTAAATTTTGTGCAGCATCACATATCCTCTCTTCACCGGCAGGAGTGGTTTCTAAATTTTGTGAGCCAGGGCAAGAAATGTGTTCGCTAACATTTGCATCCCCATAGATATTGGCTTTGGCCTCTTCTGTACCCTTCTTCGCAACCCTTCCTGTGCTAGGTACTGTGACAACTTTTTCAGTGTgagatttctttttcttcttgttggcTCTATCATTATTTTTCTGTATACTGCTTAGATTAGGGAGCACGTCTCTCCCTCCTTCCAAGCATTTGTCTTCTTCTCTATACAACAAACCATGCAAATTAGAGAGATTCTGAGAAGACAAATTTGCAACACTACCAATATTATCATGTGTTCTTTTCCGCTTCCTATGGTTCTCAGTAACATATCTTTCAGATGAGTTGCACATGATTTGTCTTGCATTGAGGATCTCCTGATCCAACTTTGCCGATGCACTAACTGGGAAAGCAGTTGTTTCCTGTGAGCCCATCAACTGTCCATCAGAAAAAGATTCTGAATTGGAATTTACTGCAGAACTCTGTAACTTTGTTCTGTTGGGTCCTCTGCTAAGAGGCTTCAATTTAGAATCAATACCTGGGATGGATTCTGAGTAATTTCCACTAGATAGCACAAGAGGTTGAGTGGGCTGCATGTCTTTCCTCAAAGGATCACATGTGTCCATTGTTGTGCAACAAGTCTGCAGAAGCTCATTTTCAAGTTCACTATGCTTCGGAGATAGATTGAAATTGCATACTTGCCTCGTGATAGCTGAGTTCTGCATATATAGCATATTCCCAGACTGCAAAATAAACATCCAAGAAGTTAAGaaacatagttttttttttttttttaattaaagaaaaataaagaagaagaagaaaccattgGAAAATCCCTTATTTATTGCTTTCAGAAAATCGCCTAATTCCCAACGGCTAAAAACCTGGTAGTGCACAGCTAATATGATTGTAAACATAAGATTTCCAACATCACTACAAGGGAGAACCAATAATTAAGTTCAAGAGTCCATGATTTTATAACCAAAAAAACATTATACAGATAAGAGATATCTACGTCCACGGTATCTTCATATGAGAATAAGCCAGAACAAGATTGTGACAGTGAAGAGAGGTGCAAAATAGAAAGTAAGGTGAAACCAACCTTTGTTTGTTCACGTCTTCCAGGAAACGATGAGAAGGATGCATCCAACATATCAAGCCGACGCAGGAGTTGAACAAAATCCGTCTTTATACGCCCTAATTCTTGGTGTAAAGAGTTGCGACGACTTGCTTCCAACTTAAATTTTTGCCTGGCATATTTTGCTCGTAGCTTTTCAAGCTTTAGTTGGCTTTTCAAAAGCTTTACATCACTAGTATCTTCAGCTTTCGCAGTAGGTACTCCGGCTGTTTCAACAGGTTTTGATACAGATAAGAGCTCAgatatcttcttcttcaactcctCAATTGTCCGCTTATCCCTTTCAACCTGATGAGACATCTCATCCGCACGCCGTTTCTCTTCGATGAATTTCCTCCAGTTACTTTCTGCAAGTGCCTTCTGCTCCTTTGCTTTAACCATCTCTGAATCTGCTCGCTTCTTTTCCTCAGTCACTTTCCCCCTTTCAGTTTCAAGCATTTCTTTAGCTTTCGTCATCCCCAACTCGGCATCTCTTTTTCCTGCTAATATCTTCCGCTTCTCAGTCTCAAACCTTTTCGTTGCCTCTTTAGAGGCAGATATTTGAGAAGCCAGCTTTGTTTTTGCCTCATTAGCTTCTTTCTCCAATCGAACAAGCCGAGTCCTATACTCCTCAGCCTTCTCTGCTTCAACTTTGGCAATTTGCATCTCTTTTTCTGCAGTTTTGCTCTTCTCCGCTTCTACTGCCTTCAAAGCTTCAGCtgctttctttctctccttctccGAGTTTTTCTTCTCCTTATCCGCCTTTTTCTTCTCTGCCTCCAGGAGCTCCTTCAACCTACTGATTTCCTTTTCCTTATCAGCTATACAAGCTTGAAAACCCTCTATGCTCTCATTTCCATTCTTAGCATCACCACCAGGTTTCTGCCGAATCGCATCAATTTCAGACCTCAAGCTACATACTTCATTCTCTAAAGATACTCTAGCATTACATTCTTTAAGCTTCTCCTCAGCGTCTGCTTTGGCTCGCGCCTGTTCTTCTTCACATTCTGCAGAAAATACAACATTGCAATGTTCACTAATTACAACTTAATCCAATCTGTTCAGTGAATCCACTCGCAGAAATTCCACTACATATGCATAAAATTCTTATTCAGATTCACTACTCACATCCCAAAGAAAAaggcataaaaataaaaaattgaaaataaataaataaataaccttgGCTGAGCTTCACATTTTGAGCCTGAACTTCATTGATTTTGGTTTCTAGAAGCTTCACAGCTTGGCGAAGAGCGTTTCGTGATTCTTGAAGCTTCGAACACTTCTTCTTCCACTGCCACAGAGAaggaaaataactaaataaataaagaactcgGCTTTGAATGACAAATAAagcgaaaaagagaaaaagagagggTTTTACCGCTTCACAGTGGGAGCAAGCAGTGGCGGAAACAGGTTCGAATGGGTGATCTGCAGAGAGAGCCATTGGCGGCAAAGAGGGAATGGAGAAATGTGAGATTCTTCAAACACTGGCATCGGAACCGAACAGTAATTAGAGATACACAGTGGCGGTGCAATCAAGTAATCATTTTTACGCCATTAAAACCCTAAACCCCCGTAGTAGAGATTCTACACCACCGTTCTCTTCGTCCTTGGGGTAAGCGAGGGAGTGGAAAGGGAGGTAAAaccattcttttttttattacaaagTTTCAAGATCATTTATAACTAAGTTTATAAAAATTAGATTAGACATCAACAAGAATCAATAAAATTAATTTGGATTGATTTAGGGACTAATTTGCTTAAGTAACGGTAGAAATTTAAATTCTGTCTTATGCATGGAGTAAATGACAGATTTTTAGATAAAATTTTGATTCAcgataaattaatagttaatttgtTGAGTTGAgatgtattaaaaaaatttaataaaaataaaacaaatagagTTTAAAATTANNNNNNNNNNNNNNNNNNNNNNNNNNNNNNNNNNNNNNNNNNNNNNNNNNNNNNNNNNTTATAATAATTTTTTGACGTCTTAAGagcttattatttattaatagctaatttagacaaaaaaaattaatattaactgATATTTTTTTGTATCGGTCTGATATGTAAACTAATATTAACTAACTTCCTTCTTTTTATACTAAAAGCATTAGTCCCATATATTTCTCTCGATAAATAAATCTTTCTataattattgtttttatttttaacggtgagaataaaaatgattaaattttaaaacaatatctacttaatatactaaaattgggtTTTTCCTCCGCTACTAAAGGTGACGTGTCGATCTCTCATGCCTCCGTTTTCTCtccaaaacaaataaaatttttttctattctaaattattttattgtaattatattataattaatactaaatgaataatatataattatactaatttagcaacatatcttcattataattattttgataattttttatttgttgttaCTCTAAGTTATTCTTATCGTCTAATGTTCCAGTTCGAT includes:
- the LOC107609099 gene encoding uncharacterized protein LOC107609099, whose amino-acid sequence is MALSADHPFEPVSATACSHCEAWKKKCSKLQESRNALRQAVKLLETKINEVQAQNVKLSQECEEEQARAKADAEEKLKECNARVSLENEVCSLRSEIDAIRQKPGGDAKNGNESIEGFQACIADKEKEISRLKELLEAEKKKADKEKKNSEKERKKAAEALKAVEAEKSKTAEKEMQIAKVEAEKAEEYRTRLVRLEKEANEAKTKLASQISASKEATKRFETEKRKILAGKRDAELGMTKAKEMLETERGKVTEEKKRADSEMVKAKEQKALAESNWRKFIEEKRRADEMSHQVERDKRTIEELKKKISELLSVSKPVETAGVPTAKAEDTSDVKLLKSQLKLEKLRAKYARQKFKLEASRRNSLHQELGRIKTDFVQLLRRLDMLDASFSSFPGRREQTKSGNMLYMQNSAITRQVCNFNLSPKHSELENELLQTCCTTMDTCDPLRKDMQPTQPLVLSSGNYSESIPGIDSKLKPLSRGPNRTKLQSSAVNSNSESFSDGQLMGSQETTAFPVSASAKLDQEILNARQIMCNSSERYVTENHRKRKRTHDNIGSVANLSSQNLSNLHGLLYREEDKCLEGGRDVLPNLSSIQKNNDRANKKKKKSHTEKVVTVPSTGRVAKKGTEEAKANIYGDANVSEHISCPGSQNLETTPAGEERICDAAQNLETTPDEVRTCGAANSFDSLISLDKMTDETYMKFLELDNASYEQRYRRAMDSPLSPSLPEIEFHKTFEDNSLKKPFLEEALQEGMSSQKADLFPSPGLDGTNFEISSNNENLDSSSDSRIKPTQASKAEVVKLPHMHTSDISRASFLAEDEIGPLNKQPPKICAVFSNIEDHSVLSRMFFAIKACMARCSLDTQTVWAVGSILTALKKEDTLSKKEKVSVLLTLMLFNFVMASTSTFGNLCDGNIFCCMNSYAQHIRTAMLDAETRILFLETCSFLELLGLIEDFLLEGKVLVENTVPAEASADHASNDSLDGISNFSSEVATSEQLLAGSIILSSICAATDHVGFICEASYKILRLCKWDSLMLLTILHIFAYLGGEKFFYVDNFGSMVTVLKSLVIFLEDESKKVSTSYLPSIDQLHTEFCTSIKCPFLEGAESIDSVSCLLLEEIKYYRLQWIEQVALSDSGFMPENFNGRQCSNPEAVQKAYKSCDGPCSLKRCTVSSAAQPGVLGNVDLCCLCDVLSLVELVAKKMGWHWTDIKLVPQLLDMLDSGIEESFGIAIIVLLGQLGRIGVDAAGYEDRGVENLRYKLFAFLDHTSSMKARNSLQISAVTSLFGLLPLDPEALVCTEINLPAYSKSISDHAQTLRKWSSGLDKDDQEFLSTMLRPQ